The proteins below are encoded in one region of Pan paniscus chromosome 4, NHGRI_mPanPan1-v2.0_pri, whole genome shotgun sequence:
- the C4H5orf24 gene encoding UPF0461 protein C5orf24 homolog isoform X1 — MMHPVASSNPAFCGPGKPSCLNEDAMRAADQFDIYSSQQSKYSHTVNHKPMVCQRQDPLNETHLQNTSGRSIEIKDELKKKKNLNRSGKRGRPSGTTKSAGYRTSTGRPLGTTKAAGFKTSPGRPLGTTKAAGYKVSPGRPPGSIKALSRLADLGYGCGTAAFPYPMMHGRAVHGVEETSSEVKPPNE; from the coding sequence atgaTGCATCCTGTTGCCAGCAGTAATCCAGCTTTCTGTGGGCCTGGCAAGCCTTCCTGCCTCAATGAAGATGCCATGAGAGCTGCTGATCAGTTTGACATATATTCCTCCCAGCAAAGCAAATACAGCCACACAGTCAACCACAAACCAATGGTTTGTCAGAGGCAAGACCCATTAAATGAAACACACTTGCAGAATACAAGTGGCAGAAGCATAGAAATAAAAGATgaactaaagaaaaagaagaatctcAACCGATCTGGTAAGCGTGGCCGGCCTTCGGGAACCACCAAATCAGCAGGATACCGGACCAGCACAGGCAGACCCCTGGGAACCACCAAAGCAGCTGGATTTAAGACAAGTCCAGGCAGACCTTTGGGGACAACTAAAGCTGCGGGATACAAAGTCAGCCCAGGCAGACCTCCAGGTAGCATTAAAGCTCTATCCCGTCTTGCCGATCTTGGTTATGGCTGTGGCACTGCTGCTTTTCCTTACCCTATGATGCATGGCAGAGCAGTTCATGGGGTAGAGGAAACTAGCAGTGAAGTCAAACCACCCAATGAGTGA
- the C4H5orf24 gene encoding UPF0461 protein C5orf24 homolog isoform X2, which yields MMHPVASSNPAFCGPGKPSCLNEDAMRAADQFDIYSSQQSKYSHTVNHKPMVCQRQDPLNETHLQNTSGRSIEIKDELKKKKNLNRSGKRGRPSGTTKSAGYRTSTGRPLGTTKAAGFKTSPGRPLGTTKAAGYKVSPGRPPGKKQQAFRCSSDA from the exons atgaTGCATCCTGTTGCCAGCAGTAATCCAGCTTTCTGTGGGCCTGGCAAGCCTTCCTGCCTCAATGAAGATGCCATGAGAGCTGCTGATCAGTTTGACATATATTCCTCCCAGCAAAGCAAATACAGCCACACAGTCAACCACAAACCAATGGTTTGTCAGAGGCAAGACCCATTAAATGAAACACACTTGCAGAATACAAGTGGCAGAAGCATAGAAATAAAAGATgaactaaagaaaaagaagaatctcAACCGATCTGGTAAGCGTGGCCGGCCTTCGGGAACCACCAAATCAGCAGGATACCGGACCAGCACAGGCAGACCCCTGGGAACCACCAAAGCAGCTGGATTTAAGACAAGTCCAGGCAGACCTTTGGGGACAACTAAAGCTGCGGGATACAAAGTCAGCCCAGGCAGACCTCCAG GAAAAAAGCAGCAAGCCTTCAGGTGTTCCAGTGATGCCTGA